A genomic region of Sideroxydans sp. CL21 contains the following coding sequences:
- a CDS encoding response regulator, producing the protein MKMNRFRNYPLKLKLLLVPSISVVSFVAYLIYSSLVLSGGNELLKEIRDAEFPILNAAGENLKSFEGVVESLNAAAATGEVDYLEASKAKSSEILSRYESMEEIDTAHTNEIEKLKSDFNAFYKLAFNVAQKMMAKKDLPSQQQIKQLRDLRNAYTAAATSYRDTAEKDFQETIRIAIGRSETAQGSGAIIGTFMLFVIGVLTLLVNRGIVVLEKVVENRNKMLVLVNSELEQEIQKLKAAEEARNSAEAASQTKDEFLANMSHELRTPMNAVIGLSHLCLQTELSGKQQDYLQKIHSSAKSLLGILNDILDVSKIEAGKMELDRVSFELDEVMDNLATILGVKAQEKNLELLIETSPDVPSVLIGDPLRLGQVLINLAGNAVKFTPKGEVVVSAELEKEEGDQVVLRFTVKDTGIGMSQQDIDKLFRPFTQADTSITRKFGGTGLGLTISKRLIEIMGGKIWVESTPGLGSKFIFTVNVLKAEKSANIPHAEFTGLGGMRVLAVDDSENSLQILKSYLESFSFDVAVANNGRDALSTVRKANKEGRPINLAILDWKMPQMNGLELARELHSMTELSIKPKVLMIAGYGQNEIPALVNDKTIDGVLEKPFKQQKLFDTIASIFGLDKWVAGKFRIIGAQFNPALVAQVRGAHLLLVEDNEINQQVARELLESFGIKVTIAENGEEAIARLQEEPFDGVLMDMQMPVMDGITATREIRQNPMLANLPIIALTANVYVSEQNAFLAAGMNDHIGKPLDPDRLIATLAKWIHPARVTERPPLPETVAISAPMPLPDLPDVKVAASVRRIGGNVDLYYSLLEKFRANQGNAVRNIRDSLASNDHKTAERLAHTLRGIAGTLGAEYLQNQAELLENKIKNGALDDVESLLGKIDQELDKLMANIERALALRKG; encoded by the coding sequence ATGAAAATGAACCGATTCCGCAACTATCCATTGAAGTTGAAACTGTTGCTGGTGCCTTCAATTTCAGTAGTCAGCTTTGTCGCATACCTGATTTACTCCTCACTTGTGCTGTCCGGGGGGAACGAGCTTCTCAAGGAAATTCGCGATGCCGAATTCCCGATACTCAATGCGGCTGGAGAGAACCTCAAAAGTTTCGAGGGTGTAGTGGAATCGTTGAATGCGGCAGCCGCAACCGGAGAAGTGGACTATCTGGAAGCATCCAAAGCCAAGTCATCTGAAATCCTGAGCCGTTATGAATCTATGGAAGAGATTGATACTGCGCACACGAATGAAATTGAAAAACTGAAATCCGATTTCAATGCCTTCTACAAGTTGGCGTTCAATGTGGCACAGAAAATGATGGCCAAGAAGGACCTTCCCAGTCAGCAGCAAATAAAGCAGTTGCGGGATCTGCGCAATGCCTATACGGCGGCCGCAACATCATACAGGGATACCGCAGAAAAAGATTTCCAGGAAACAATACGAATAGCGATAGGACGATCTGAAACGGCGCAAGGATCGGGAGCGATAATCGGCACATTCATGCTTTTCGTTATCGGGGTACTGACGTTGCTGGTCAACCGCGGTATCGTGGTGCTGGAAAAAGTGGTGGAAAACCGCAACAAAATGCTGGTACTGGTCAACAGCGAACTTGAACAGGAAATCCAGAAACTGAAAGCAGCTGAAGAAGCGCGGAATAGTGCTGAAGCTGCAAGCCAGACCAAGGATGAGTTTCTCGCCAACATGAGTCATGAGCTTCGCACACCAATGAACGCAGTCATTGGTTTAAGCCATCTTTGCTTGCAGACGGAGTTGTCCGGCAAGCAGCAGGATTATCTCCAGAAAATCCACAGTTCGGCCAAATCGCTTCTGGGCATCCTCAACGACATACTGGATGTCTCCAAAATTGAGGCGGGGAAAATGGAGTTGGATCGAGTCTCATTCGAACTGGATGAGGTAATGGACAATCTTGCCACGATTTTGGGAGTCAAAGCCCAGGAAAAAAATCTCGAACTTCTCATAGAGACCTCTCCAGACGTCCCATCAGTTTTGATCGGCGATCCCCTTAGACTGGGGCAGGTATTGATCAATTTGGCAGGTAATGCCGTCAAGTTCACCCCCAAAGGCGAGGTAGTGGTAAGTGCTGAATTGGAAAAGGAGGAAGGCGATCAGGTCGTTCTGCGATTCACTGTCAAAGACACGGGAATAGGAATGTCGCAACAGGATATCGACAAACTGTTCCGGCCGTTTACCCAGGCTGATACCAGCATCACCCGGAAATTTGGCGGTACCGGCCTGGGTCTGACGATCAGCAAGCGCCTTATCGAAATCATGGGTGGCAAAATCTGGGTGGAAAGCACTCCCGGTCTGGGTTCGAAATTCATCTTCACAGTCAATGTTCTCAAAGCTGAAAAGTCGGCGAACATTCCACACGCCGAATTCACCGGGTTGGGCGGTATGCGTGTCCTGGCTGTCGACGACAGCGAGAACAGTCTGCAAATTCTGAAAAGTTATCTTGAGTCATTCTCGTTCGACGTGGCTGTTGCAAATAATGGGCGTGATGCATTGAGCACAGTGCGCAAAGCAAACAAGGAAGGACGGCCTATTAATCTGGCCATCCTGGACTGGAAGATGCCGCAAATGAATGGACTGGAGTTGGCCAGAGAATTGCATTCAATGACTGAATTAAGCATCAAGCCCAAGGTACTGATGATCGCAGGTTATGGACAGAATGAAATTCCGGCACTGGTAAACGACAAAACGATTGACGGAGTATTGGAAAAGCCGTTCAAGCAACAAAAACTATTCGATACCATCGCCAGTATCTTCGGTCTGGATAAATGGGTGGCGGGGAAATTCAGAATAATCGGTGCGCAATTTAACCCGGCACTGGTTGCCCAAGTCCGCGGAGCGCACTTGCTGCTTGTAGAAGACAACGAAATCAACCAGCAAGTTGCGCGCGAGCTGCTTGAGAGTTTCGGAATCAAGGTTACCATCGCCGAGAACGGTGAAGAGGCGATAGCACGACTGCAGGAAGAACCGTTCGACGGTGTACTGATGGACATGCAGATGCCGGTGATGGATGGAATAACCGCCACCCGTGAAATTCGCCAAAACCCCATGCTTGCCAATTTGCCGATTATCGCCCTGACAGCCAATGTATACGTCAGTGAACAAAATGCTTTTCTGGCTGCGGGCATGAACGACCATATCGGCAAACCCCTCGATCCGGATCGGCTGATCGCTACCCTTGCAAAATGGATCCATCCAGCACGGGTTACGGAACGTCCACCTCTCCCCGAGACTGTCGCAATTTCCGCACCCATGCCATTGCCCGACTTGCCGGACGTCAAAGTGGCTGCCAGCGTGCGTCGAATCGGAGGGAACGTAGATTTGTATTATTCGCTGCTGGAGAAGTTCAGAGCAAATCAAGGAAATGCCGTCCGAAATATTCGGGACTCTCTGGCA
- a CDS encoding phosphate ABC transporter substrate-binding protein, which produces MTLHNGLKFILLLALLSLAFSAQAEVVVVVSSKSSVTSLTAEQTAKIFLGKVVTFPNEHAAFPIDQPEGSAVRDEFYSKVTHKNSSQLTAYWAKIIFTGEGRPPQLIAGDMAVRKAIANNPNAIGYIDKSAVNHSVRVVLKP; this is translated from the coding sequence ATGACATTGCACAATGGCCTGAAGTTTATACTGCTGCTTGCCTTGCTATCGCTTGCCTTCAGCGCACAAGCTGAGGTCGTCGTCGTCGTTTCTTCCAAGAGTTCGGTCACCAGTCTGACTGCCGAGCAGACTGCGAAGATATTCCTCGGCAAAGTCGTTACCTTTCCGAATGAGCACGCCGCCTTTCCCATAGACCAGCCCGAGGGAAGTGCTGTCAGGGATGAGTTCTATTCCAAAGTCACCCACAAGAACTCGTCACAACTCACTGCATACTGGGCCAAAATCATTTTTACCGGGGAGGGCCGCCCGCCGCAACTCATAGCGGGTGATATGGCCGTCAGAAAGGCCATTGCGAACAACCCAAATGCTATCGGATATATCGACAAAAGCGCAGTGAACCACAGCGTCAGAGTCGTTCTGAAACCTTAG
- a CDS encoding response regulator, with amino-acid sequence MNNIEDSRTQPTVLVRPTILIVDDADENLMIMESILAKEYSLKLFNNAKAALDDAFANPPDLILLDVMMPDIDGFEACRRLKANPKLVDIPVIFITSKNEDEYEETGFAVGASDFIHKPINAPILIARVKTHIKIKFVMDYLRNENVRLQGSAKQSSSELVEVIKMLWGSPFVKF; translated from the coding sequence ATGAATAATATAGAAGATTCCAGAACCCAGCCTACGGTGTTGGTACGCCCCACAATTTTGATTGTTGATGACGCCGATGAAAATCTGATGATCATGGAATCGATTTTAGCGAAGGAATATTCGTTGAAATTGTTTAACAATGCGAAAGCTGCGCTTGATGATGCATTTGCAAATCCTCCCGACCTGATCTTGCTGGATGTCATGATGCCGGATATTGATGGTTTTGAGGCTTGCCGTCGCCTGAAAGCCAATCCGAAACTCGTGGACATACCGGTTATTTTCATCACTTCCAAGAATGAAGATGAATATGAAGAAACGGGATTTGCGGTAGGCGCTTCAGACTTTATCCACAAGCCCATTAACGCCCCCATACTGATTGCGCGCGTCAAGACTCATATCAAAATCAAGTTCGTGATGGATTATCTCAGGAATGAAAATGTTCGCCTGCAAGGTAGTGCAAAGCAGTCATCTTCCGAACTGGTAGAAGTGATAAAAATGCTTTGGGGCAGTCCTTTCGTAAAATTCTGA